One window of the Brevundimonas goettingensis genome contains the following:
- the ubiG gene encoding bifunctional 2-polyprenyl-6-hydroxyphenol methylase/3-demethylubiquinol 3-O-methyltransferase UbiG codes for MAASNDTGTLVKPQSGAAFSGADDQVASGASIDPADVARFSAQAALWWDARGPFAPLHKFNPSRLAFVRDRVAERFGRNARERAPFKGLSLIDIGCGGGLLSEPMSRMGFDVTAIDASSENIGTARAHAEPQGLPIRYRAATVEQMEAAMNAGGAGPFDVVLTMEVIEHVADPEAFVRACSRLVAPGGMMIVATLNRSLKGLLLGKIAAEYVLRWVPAGTHDWRQFLRPDEIRRMLSEEPVAVTGPYGLAYDLLTDRWAESDDTDINYMMIATRD; via the coding sequence ATGGCCGCTTCTAACGACACCGGAACCCTCGTGAAACCCCAAAGCGGCGCGGCTTTTTCTGGCGCCGACGATCAGGTGGCCTCCGGCGCATCGATCGATCCGGCCGACGTCGCGCGGTTCTCGGCCCAGGCGGCGCTGTGGTGGGACGCGCGCGGTCCCTTCGCGCCGCTGCACAAATTCAACCCCAGCCGCCTGGCCTTCGTGCGCGACCGGGTCGCCGAGCGCTTCGGTCGCAATGCGCGCGAGCGGGCGCCGTTCAAGGGACTGAGCCTGATCGACATCGGCTGCGGCGGCGGTCTGCTGTCCGAGCCGATGAGCCGGATGGGGTTCGACGTCACCGCCATCGACGCCTCGTCCGAGAACATCGGCACCGCCCGCGCCCATGCGGAGCCGCAGGGCCTGCCCATCCGCTATCGCGCCGCGACGGTCGAGCAGATGGAAGCGGCCATGAACGCGGGGGGCGCGGGGCCGTTCGACGTCGTCCTGACCATGGAGGTGATCGAGCATGTCGCCGATCCGGAGGCCTTCGTCCGCGCCTGTTCGCGGCTGGTGGCGCCCGGCGGGATGATGATCGTCGCCACCCTGAACCGCAGCCTGAAGGGGCTGTTGCTCGGCAAGATCGCGGCCGAATATGTTCTGCGCTGGGTGCCCGCCGGGACCCACGACTGGCGCCAGTTCCTCAGGCCCGACGAGATCCGGCGCATGCTGTCCGAGGAGCCCGTGGCCGTCACCGGTCCCTATGGCCTCGCCTACGACCTGTTGACGGACCGCTGGGCCGAGAGTGACGATACGGACATCAACTATATGATGATCGCGACCCGAGACTGA